A window from Streptomyces subrutilus encodes these proteins:
- a CDS encoding SHOCT domain-containing protein — MDGSVYLAYDYPVLGAFWTVMWIFLWVMWLILLFRVVVDVFRDHEMSGWVKALWLLFLILIPFLGVLVYVIVRGRNMGKREVQHAQERQDAFNAYIRETAKDPGRAGADDLVKLSELKARGDLSEEEFQRAKQKLLG; from the coding sequence ATGGACGGATCTGTCTACCTGGCCTACGACTACCCGGTACTGGGCGCGTTCTGGACCGTGATGTGGATCTTCCTGTGGGTCATGTGGCTGATCCTGCTCTTCCGGGTCGTCGTGGACGTGTTCCGCGACCACGAGATGAGCGGGTGGGTCAAGGCGCTGTGGCTCCTGTTCCTCATCCTGATCCCCTTCCTGGGCGTGCTCGTGTACGTGATCGTCCGGGGCAGGAACATGGGCAAGCGCGAGGTGCAGCACGCACAGGAACGCCAGGACGCCTTCAACGCCTACATCCGCGAGACCGCCAAGGATCCCGGCCGCGCCGGAGCCGACGACCTGGTCAAGCTCTCCGAGCTGAAGGCCAGGGGCGACCTCAGCGAGGAGGAGTTCCAGAGGGCGAAGCAGAAGCTGCTGGGCTGA
- a CDS encoding PP2C family protein-serine/threonine phosphatase yields the protein MPSHLFADRSAQPPEPGSVDALISQTRRLRGEVDAVRRDTLVDTLTDDDAQRRWQRALCDLAVHHLDDLGLHLGQLREGLPPAAGTVELPRAAPEPGPADRPTRAGSAEWNLLTDEVHWSDELFRIFGRSRENGPLPLDELGSTLFCEDRPLLTAWVTACLVDGRPIDGEFRIVRPDGCVRTLHMRAEPVLDSDGCTASMWAVLRDVSELRRTQRAVRESHDSLRRHRETARTEHRLAVELQEAVLPPWRGSLRFPHSGAATLDVAAHYLPSATSALIGGDWYDALELPDGHSLLTVGDLTGHGVAATSGTALVLGALRGMAVAGIEPGPLMGCLNQLLETSPQPALGSAVCCRYDPARRVLSWAQAGHPAPLLFRRGAARALPPPEGVLLGATSHAVYGQAEVHLEPGDVLVLYTDGLAPRGIETGRADGAERLSGLAARFSAARSARECVRTVVEEFDRRGDARQDDACVLVARVSG from the coding sequence ATGCCGTCCCACCTCTTCGCGGACCGATCCGCGCAGCCGCCGGAACCGGGGTCGGTGGACGCGCTGATCTCGCAGACCCGGCGCCTCCGGGGAGAAGTGGACGCGGTCCGCCGCGACACCCTCGTCGACACCCTGACCGACGACGACGCCCAGCGCCGGTGGCAGCGCGCCCTGTGCGACCTCGCCGTGCACCACCTCGACGACCTCGGACTGCACCTCGGCCAGCTCCGGGAGGGCCTGCCGCCCGCCGCCGGGACCGTCGAACTCCCCCGCGCCGCGCCCGAGCCGGGACCCGCGGACCGCCCGACCCGCGCCGGCAGCGCCGAGTGGAACCTGCTGACCGACGAGGTCCACTGGTCCGACGAGCTCTTCCGGATCTTCGGCCGGTCCCGCGAGAACGGCCCGCTCCCCCTCGACGAACTGGGCTCCACCCTGTTCTGCGAGGACCGGCCGCTGCTCACCGCCTGGGTCACCGCCTGCCTCGTCGACGGCCGGCCGATCGACGGCGAGTTCCGCATCGTCCGGCCCGACGGGTGCGTCCGGACGCTGCACATGAGGGCCGAGCCGGTGCTCGACTCCGACGGCTGCACCGCCTCGATGTGGGCGGTGCTCCGTGACGTGAGTGAACTGCGCAGGACCCAGCGGGCGGTACGCGAGTCGCACGACTCGCTCCGGCGCCACCGGGAGACCGCGCGGACCGAACACCGGCTGGCGGTCGAGCTGCAGGAAGCCGTGCTCCCCCCGTGGCGCGGCTCCCTGCGGTTCCCGCACAGCGGCGCGGCCACGCTGGACGTGGCCGCGCACTACCTGCCCTCCGCGACGAGCGCGCTGATCGGCGGCGACTGGTACGACGCCCTCGAACTGCCCGACGGACACTCCCTGCTGACGGTCGGCGACCTGACCGGCCACGGGGTGGCGGCCACCTCGGGCACCGCGCTGGTGCTGGGCGCCCTGCGCGGCATGGCCGTGGCCGGCATCGAGCCCGGCCCCCTGATGGGCTGCCTCAACCAGCTCCTGGAGACCTCACCCCAGCCCGCCCTCGGTTCGGCCGTCTGCTGCCGGTACGATCCCGCGCGCCGCGTCCTGTCCTGGGCGCAGGCGGGCCACCCCGCCCCCCTGCTCTTCCGCCGCGGTGCGGCGCGCGCCCTGCCGCCGCCCGAGGGCGTGCTGCTGGGTGCGACCTCCCACGCGGTGTACGGGCAGGCCGAGGTCCACCTCGAACCGGGCGACGTCCTCGTCCTGTACACCGACGGACTGGCCCCGCGCGGCATCGAGACCGGCCGCGCGGACGGGGCCGAGCGGCTGTCGGGCCTCGCGGCGCGCTTCTCGGCGGCGCGCTCGGCGCGGGAGTGCGTACGGACGGTGGTCGAGGAGTTCGACCGGCGCGGGGACGCGCGGCAGGACGACGCCTGCGTGCTCGTGGCCCGGGTGAGCGGGTAA
- a CDS encoding transcriptional regulator: MTAPAPAPSPMTAVSPLLTRLAAERATGALLRDRGTLFLEDGRIVHAESPATPGLDVLLTTGGGLAPERWREAIDRAGARRQVARFLVDSGGLAGGELEICHLAAIFDAAFFALSPGSGPSRFRRGATHWIGSVRSVPAAAVERETRRRRELLDAVWPYPLLDTAPVVPRAAAPGQTVTARQRLLLHRADGVRTPADLAWVLGRPAFHTLLDVRRLAAAGLVETPHAPPAPVVESLPDWITQAQSPDVALLRRLRDALEASL; the protein is encoded by the coding sequence ATGACCGCCCCGGCTCCCGCTCCGTCCCCGATGACCGCCGTCTCCCCCCTCCTCACCCGCCTCGCGGCCGAACGCGCCACCGGCGCCCTGCTGCGCGACCGCGGCACCCTCTTCCTGGAGGACGGCCGCATCGTCCACGCGGAGAGCCCGGCCACCCCCGGCCTCGACGTCCTGCTCACCACCGGCGGCGGCCTCGCCCCCGAACGCTGGCGCGAGGCGATCGACCGGGCCGGCGCCCGCCGCCAGGTCGCCCGCTTCCTCGTCGACAGCGGCGGCCTCGCCGGCGGCGAGCTGGAGATCTGCCACCTCGCCGCCATCTTCGACGCCGCCTTCTTCGCCCTGTCCCCGGGCAGCGGCCCCTCCCGCTTCCGCCGCGGGGCCACCCACTGGATCGGTTCCGTGCGCTCCGTCCCGGCCGCCGCCGTGGAGCGCGAGACCCGCCGCCGCCGCGAACTGCTCGACGCGGTCTGGCCCTACCCCCTGCTGGACACCGCCCCGGTGGTGCCGCGGGCCGCCGCCCCCGGGCAGACGGTCACCGCCCGGCAGCGGCTGCTGCTGCACCGGGCCGACGGCGTCCGCACCCCGGCGGACCTCGCGTGGGTCCTGGGCCGGCCCGCCTTCCACACGCTCCTCGACGTGCGCCGCCTCGCCGCGGCCGGGCTCGTCGAGACCCCGCACGCCCCTCCGGCGCCGGTGGTGGAGTCCCTGCCCGACTGGATCACCCAGGCCCAATCCCCGGACGTGGCGCTGCTCCGCCGGTTACGCGACGCACTGGAGGCAAGCCTGTGA
- a CDS encoding PucR family transcriptional regulator — protein sequence MERIIEEIREDLSRRLAAAADRLTDRMLAEDPACAAPSGRAELREHVHRHLRQAVDGLVRASRGLPVELADSRAAGALRAERGLPLAPLLRAYRRGGRALWLALTEAVAAHDRAALPRLLPGAAALWDVLDQMTDAVAESYRLVETARGAHDRERRTALLDALLDGAAGAAGPLAAEAAARFGLPERGRFAVVAVAAGGPDAAAGGARPGAPLPEGPGGPDAPRVWWRVRADGESGLVELGHHPLDCVRDLLAPLGVRAGVSPVVEAPAELARAHRLALLALRTAPRSGGPGTAVLDERLPAALVAAEDELAGRLRQVVLGPVLALPAEDRRVLLETLGTWLACRGSTTHAAQRLYCHRNTVSNRLRRLEQLTGRVLTDPRHVVELALAHAAVLQRDAGPRADHRAGDRAGPVPAARSPREPHGPRGAP from the coding sequence ATGGAGCGGATCATCGAGGAGATACGCGAGGACCTGTCCCGCCGGCTCGCCGCGGCGGCGGACCGGCTCACCGACCGGATGCTGGCCGAAGACCCCGCCTGCGCCGCCCCGTCGGGCCGGGCGGAGCTGCGCGAACACGTCCACCGCCACCTCCGCCAGGCCGTCGACGGTCTGGTCCGCGCTTCCCGCGGGCTGCCGGTCGAGCTGGCCGACTCCCGCGCCGCCGGAGCCCTGCGGGCCGAACGGGGCCTGCCGCTCGCTCCGCTGCTGCGCGCCTACCGCCGGGGCGGCCGGGCCCTCTGGCTGGCCCTCACCGAGGCCGTGGCCGCGCACGACCGGGCGGCGCTGCCCCGGCTGCTGCCGGGCGCGGCCGCCCTGTGGGACGTACTGGACCAGATGACCGACGCGGTGGCCGAGTCCTACCGGCTCGTGGAGACCGCCCGCGGCGCTCACGACCGCGAGCGCCGCACGGCCCTCCTCGACGCCCTGCTGGACGGCGCGGCCGGTGCGGCGGGTCCGCTCGCCGCGGAGGCGGCGGCCCGGTTCGGGCTGCCGGAGCGCGGCCGCTTCGCGGTGGTCGCGGTGGCCGCCGGCGGACCGGATGCGGCGGCGGGCGGCGCGAGACCCGGGGCGCCGCTCCCCGAGGGGCCCGGCGGTCCGGACGCGCCGCGGGTGTGGTGGCGGGTGCGTGCCGACGGGGAGAGCGGCCTGGTGGAGCTGGGCCACCACCCGCTGGATTGCGTTCGGGACCTGCTGGCCCCGCTCGGGGTGCGCGCCGGGGTCAGCCCGGTGGTGGAGGCGCCGGCCGAGCTGGCCCGCGCGCACCGGCTGGCGCTGCTCGCGCTGCGCACCGCGCCCCGGTCCGGCGGTCCGGGCACCGCCGTGCTGGACGAGCGGCTGCCGGCGGCGCTGGTCGCGGCCGAGGACGAACTCGCCGGCCGGCTGCGCCAGGTGGTGCTCGGGCCGGTGCTGGCGCTGCCCGCGGAGGACCGCCGGGTGCTGCTGGAGACCCTGGGCACCTGGCTGGCGTGCCGGGGCTCGACGACGCACGCCGCGCAGCGGCTGTACTGCCACCGCAACACCGTCTCCAACCGGCTGCGCCGGCTGGAGCAGCTCACCGGCCGGGTCCTCACCGATCCGCGGCACGTGGTCGAACTGGCCCTGGCCCACGCGGCGGTGCTCCAGCGGGACGCCGGACCCCGCGCGGATCACCGGGCCGGCGACCGGGCCGGACCGGTGCCCGCCGCGCGTTCGCCGCGGGAGCCGCACGGTCCGCGGGGCGCCCCTTAG
- a CDS encoding helix-turn-helix domain-containing protein, producing the protein MGTDHSRSGSTPTLIGSVQRALRLVEVMYAEGGATAKRLARLTGIPLPTVYHLLRTLSHEGYVRHEEGSFRLADDLPLAS; encoded by the coding sequence ATGGGCACCGACCACAGCCGCAGCGGCAGCACACCCACCCTGATCGGTTCGGTCCAGCGCGCGCTGCGGCTCGTGGAGGTGATGTACGCGGAGGGCGGGGCCACGGCGAAACGGCTCGCACGGCTCACCGGCATCCCGCTGCCCACCGTCTACCACCTGCTGCGCACCCTCAGCCACGAGGGTTACGTGCGCCACGAAGAGGGTTCGTTCCGGCTCGCGGACGACCTGCCGCTCGCTTCGTGA
- a CDS encoding TetR/AcrR family transcriptional regulator, whose amino-acid sequence MRQNPERRTALLDAAIEVLAREGSRGLTLRAVDAEAGVPTGTASNYFAHRGHLLAQILHRTRERLVPDPADLTGPPDTRMLLGQLRDRMRRERSVHVAWLELRLEATRRPELQAELTRFQGAELEANVAWHLDAGLPGDRQGVVLLYLAMLGLIVDDLTVPALLEPYPVEGLIATMVERLLPQDPAD is encoded by the coding sequence ATGCGCCAGAACCCGGAGCGCCGCACCGCGCTGCTCGACGCCGCCATCGAGGTGCTGGCCCGCGAGGGCTCGCGGGGCCTGACCCTGCGGGCGGTGGACGCGGAGGCGGGCGTGCCGACGGGCACCGCCTCGAACTACTTCGCCCACCGCGGGCACCTGCTCGCGCAGATCCTGCACCGCACCCGCGAGCGGCTGGTCCCGGACCCCGCCGACCTGACCGGCCCGCCGGACACCCGGATGCTGCTCGGGCAGCTCCGGGACCGCATGCGGCGCGAGCGCAGCGTGCACGTCGCGTGGCTGGAGCTCCGCCTCGAAGCCACCCGCCGCCCCGAGCTCCAGGCCGAACTGACCCGGTTCCAGGGCGCCGAACTGGAGGCCAACGTCGCCTGGCACCTGGACGCGGGCCTGCCCGGGGACCGGCAGGGCGTGGTGCTGCTGTACCTGGCCATGCTGGGCCTGATCGTGGACGACCTGACCGTGCCGGCGCTGCTGGAGCCCTATCCGGTGGAGGGGCTCATCGCGACGATGGTCGAGCGCCTCCTCCCGCAGGACCCCGCGGACTGA
- a CDS encoding APC family permease: MRRINAKRVLVGEPLDTARLGETLLPKRLALPIFCSDPLSSVAYATEEILLILALGGVALLHLTWYAAAAIVFLLVVVIASYRQTCHAYPGGGGAYVVSSENLGPTAALTAASALLVDYVMTVAVSVVSGVAAITSAIPALNGHQVLLSVGFVVLLTLMNLRGVRESGRVFAVPTYGFVLVVYVMFAFAAVRLATGETIRAESADLPITAEGTYAGLALVLLAMRAFASGCTALTGVEAISNGVPAFRKPKARNAANTLAAMGVLSVTMFVGITVLAMTYEVHVAADPTELGLPPGTATSTALAQIGRATFGSWHFLFYLLQTVTAGVLILAANTAFNGFPMLASILAKDRYAPRQLFNRGDRLVYSNGVVLLALAAIALIVAFDAELTRLIQLYIIGVFVSFTLSQAGMVRHWRRELASPATPREKRIHIHRSLAINAVGATLTALVLVIVLITKFTHGAWLVVIAMPLLFLGMKGVRRHYDHVAREVAVAPGAKPRRPARHHVVVLVASVQAPTLKALGYAQGLRPDTLTAVTVAADEEEAARLREAWAAHDPGVPLKILHSPYREVVGPVLAHVQELASDAATDMLSVVIPEYVVGHWWEQPLHNQNALRLKARLLFTPGVAVIDVPFLLESAKAAKPTKPADTAAAPGPRDPEDGP; encoded by the coding sequence ATGAGGCGTATCAATGCGAAACGTGTGCTGGTCGGTGAGCCGCTCGACACCGCGCGCCTGGGCGAGACCCTGCTGCCCAAACGGCTCGCCCTGCCGATCTTCTGCAGCGACCCGCTCTCCTCCGTGGCCTACGCCACCGAGGAGATCCTGCTGATCCTCGCCCTCGGCGGCGTCGCGCTGCTCCACCTCACCTGGTACGCGGCCGCCGCCATCGTCTTCCTGCTCGTCGTGGTCATCGCCTCGTACCGGCAGACCTGCCACGCCTACCCCGGTGGCGGCGGAGCGTACGTGGTCAGCTCGGAGAACCTCGGGCCCACGGCCGCCCTGACCGCCGCCAGCGCCCTGCTCGTCGACTACGTGATGACCGTCGCCGTCTCCGTCGTCTCCGGCGTCGCCGCCATCACCTCCGCCATCCCGGCGCTCAACGGCCACCAAGTCCTGCTCTCGGTCGGCTTCGTCGTCCTGCTGACGCTGATGAACCTGCGGGGCGTGCGCGAATCGGGCCGCGTCTTCGCCGTTCCCACCTACGGCTTCGTCCTGGTCGTCTACGTCATGTTCGCCTTCGCCGCCGTGCGGTTGGCGACCGGCGAGACCATCCGCGCCGAATCCGCCGACCTGCCCATCACCGCCGAGGGCACCTACGCCGGCCTGGCCCTCGTGCTCCTCGCGATGCGCGCCTTCGCCTCCGGCTGCACCGCGCTCACCGGCGTCGAGGCCATCAGCAACGGCGTGCCCGCCTTCCGCAAGCCCAAGGCCAGGAACGCCGCGAACACCCTGGCCGCGATGGGCGTGCTGTCCGTGACCATGTTCGTCGGCATCACCGTCCTCGCCATGACCTACGAGGTCCACGTCGCCGCCGACCCCACCGAACTCGGCCTGCCCCCCGGCACCGCGACCTCCACCGCCCTCGCCCAGATCGGCCGGGCCACCTTCGGGAGCTGGCACTTCCTCTTCTACCTGCTCCAGACCGTCACCGCCGGCGTCCTGATCCTCGCCGCCAACACCGCCTTCAACGGCTTCCCGATGCTCGCCTCGATCCTCGCCAAGGACCGCTACGCGCCCCGCCAGCTCTTCAACCGGGGCGACCGGCTCGTCTACTCCAACGGCGTCGTGCTGCTCGCCCTCGCCGCCATCGCCCTGATCGTCGCCTTCGACGCCGAACTGACCCGCCTCATCCAGCTGTACATCATCGGCGTCTTCGTCTCCTTCACCCTCTCCCAGGCGGGCATGGTCCGGCACTGGAGGCGCGAACTGGCCTCGCCCGCCACCCCGCGCGAGAAGCGGATCCACATCCACCGCAGCCTCGCCATCAACGCGGTCGGCGCCACCCTGACCGCCCTGGTCCTGGTCATCGTCCTCATCACCAAGTTCACGCACGGTGCCTGGCTGGTCGTCATCGCGATGCCGCTGCTCTTCCTCGGGATGAAGGGCGTGCGCCGCCACTACGACCACGTGGCCCGCGAGGTCGCCGTCGCCCCCGGCGCCAAGCCGCGCCGGCCCGCCCGCCACCACGTGGTGGTCCTCGTCGCGTCCGTGCAGGCGCCGACCCTCAAGGCCCTCGGCTACGCGCAGGGCCTGCGGCCCGACACCCTGACGGCCGTCACCGTCGCCGCGGACGAGGAGGAGGCCGCCCGGCTCCGCGAGGCCTGGGCCGCGCACGACCCCGGGGTTCCGCTGAAGATCCTCCACTCGCCCTACCGCGAGGTGGTCGGGCCGGTCCTGGCGCACGTACAGGAACTGGCGTCGGACGCCGCGACGGACATGCTGTCGGTGGTCATCCCGGAGTACGTGGTCGGGCACTGGTGGGAACAGCCCCTGCACAACCAGAACGCGCTGCGGCTCAAGGCCCGTCTGCTGTTCACGCCCGGGGTCGCGGTGATCGACGTGCCCTTCCTGCTGGAGTCCGCCAAGGCCGCGAAGCCCACCAAGCCCGCCGACACCGCCGCGGCCCCCGGTCCCCGCGATCCCGAGGACGGCCCCTAA
- a CDS encoding roadblock/LC7 domain-containing protein has protein sequence MSTVPAEAEAEILAELRRLRARVPQLTGALAASADGFVLAQDSAAAEAETVAALTAAALGVARRLSDCTGQGGFRELLVRGEHGYVATYAAGRTAVLTLLAEPRVNVGRLHLEARRSSQRIAELIDHTLGLRGPRAPSA, from the coding sequence ATGAGCACGGTGCCCGCCGAAGCGGAGGCCGAGATACTCGCCGAGCTCCGCCGGCTCCGGGCGAGGGTCCCCCAGCTCACCGGCGCCCTGGCCGCCAGCGCGGACGGTTTCGTCCTGGCCCAGGACAGCGCCGCCGCCGAGGCGGAGACCGTGGCGGCCCTGACCGCGGCCGCCCTCGGAGTGGCCCGGCGGCTCAGCGACTGCACCGGCCAGGGCGGCTTCCGCGAGCTCCTGGTCCGCGGGGAGCACGGCTACGTCGCCACCTACGCGGCCGGCCGCACGGCCGTCCTCACCCTGCTCGCGGAGCCGCGGGTCAACGTGGGGCGGCTCCACCTGGAGGCCCGCCGCTCCAGCCAGCGGATAGCGGAGCTCATCGACCACACCCTCGGCCTGCGCGGCCCCCGGGCCCCCTCGGCGTAG
- a CDS encoding DUF6461 domain-containing protein, translating to MADTTGDEDRGAVGGGEGGRSRGAGRDTGRTGGVAGGGIQWLADWPDWFAGLTLARGIGPAELAARLGALPGPGPGPLDAGQAWRLYDTVDGDAVARVGTWAGWAFAVEHGLPAGGERLAEVSRAGVEAVHLDPQPDRPPRQFAYARDGELVCCFGLGEECWRGGHRPDFLVPELVAAKVLAPDGGCAASDDEPGRDRDRRTLAVLEHRFGLSLPRHLIESAALPAYVTCTR from the coding sequence ATGGCGGACACGACGGGGGACGAGGACCGCGGGGCGGTCGGCGGCGGCGAGGGCGGCCGGAGCCGCGGCGCCGGCCGCGACACGGGCCGCACGGGAGGCGTGGCCGGCGGCGGGATCCAGTGGCTGGCCGACTGGCCGGACTGGTTCGCCGGCCTGACCCTCGCCCGGGGCATCGGCCCCGCGGAACTCGCCGCGCGACTCGGCGCGCTCCCCGGACCGGGCCCGGGGCCGCTGGACGCGGGGCAGGCCTGGCGGCTGTACGACACGGTGGACGGGGACGCGGTCGCCCGCGTCGGCACGTGGGCCGGTTGGGCCTTCGCCGTCGAACACGGGCTGCCGGCCGGCGGCGAACGGCTGGCCGAGGTCTCCCGGGCCGGTGTCGAGGCCGTCCACCTCGACCCCCAGCCGGACCGCCCGCCCCGGCAGTTCGCGTACGCCCGGGACGGCGAGCTGGTGTGCTGCTTCGGCCTCGGCGAGGAGTGCTGGCGGGGCGGCCACCGGCCCGACTTCCTCGTCCCGGAACTCGTCGCGGCCAAGGTGCTCGCCCCCGACGGCGGCTGCGCCGCGTCCGACGACGAGCCCGGCCGGGACCGCGACCGCCGCACTCTCGCGGTCCTGGAGCACCGCTTCGGCCTCTCCCTGCCGCGACACCTGATCGAGTCGGCCGCGCTCCCGGCGTACGTGACGTGCACGCGGTAG